In Ornithodoros turicata isolate Travis chromosome 1, ASM3712646v1, whole genome shotgun sequence, the DNA window acagagttctaccaagatcggattgtgcccttgttgggcttttttcgtggattgacagGTGAGAGGCCTTCCAAAAGACATAAATCGCTGCAAGGACTTTCGTTAACGTTACGCATTGTTCATGCATTGGCAGGGCGGtactgttccagagacactgtcggccctttggTTAAAACCTGGGTACGGGGTAAATACCGTGgcaaaatagtcatcagataagctgcaccggtggataagccgcaggggggctgtgagaaaaaaaaaaattgcgcataagccgcggctattacgcgtgaaattacggtaattgtCAAAtcgcgaaagaaaaaaagagagaaactgaaTTGTCTCGACGCACTTGCAGGAAGTCTTGGTAGAGTTGGCGCTTGGCCGGCAGTGTGTCTGAAGTGGTCACGATGACGTGGGGAGGCACAAAGCCCCAGTTGCACTGGCGGTATTCGTCCACTCCCATGGTGCCGCCGGAGGGACATAAAAGTCGGTAGCGGTACTTTTCCGGCTCTTGGTCCACAGTGGTATGCTCAACGAAGGCCACATCTCCCCTGGTGGCCAGACACTGAAACGCTCCAGCATATCCCGCGTACGGGTCGTTACCCGAGCACCGCTCTCCAGGTCGGCCCGCACAGAGGGCACACATCTTCTGCGGGTTATCGCCTGCATCATTTTGAAACACGTCTTACAAAAAGTAGCTCGGACACGGAAGCGGTTAATATACCCGTAGGATTGTGTTTGTCGATCAGTGAGTTGGGGGCACAACTTGGGCCAAAGAAGGCCGAGGCGCTCTTCACCAGGTTGTTGCAGTCGGTAACTTGGAGCACACGCTCCTGCACCAGGGTCGCCATGGGAACCACCCAGCCGGCCATGTCGCTCACGCTCGAGAAGCAGACGGAACGACTGCGTAAGTCGTGCAGCGAACTTATGTTGCTGTTGGCGTGAACGACGGCCACCGAGTAAGTGCCGGCTTCGAATCCTGCTCGAGACAATTTCTAACTTGCACAGACTGTTTGGCTTACGCAATAAATGAGCGttgaaggagaaaaaaatgcCTGCGGCCTACTTGCCTAGACCATAGCGTTGCGTCACTATGGGAATTACACTGTGATATCGGCCTGCGGTGTACACCTCCCCAGGGTCCAGCTCCACCAAGTTCACTTGACCGTTGTCCAGGAAATTCATACACTGGTCCTTGAAGGCAGCCCGCTTGCACTTGAGCTGCAGCGAAAAGGCCCGGCTCACCCGCACGGCCTCAGAAAATTCGCTGCACTTGAGATGTTCCATGTCGTTGACTGTGCACCATGTCACTGCCCCTACTGGAAATGCGAGCCATCACTAGAGATATCTACTCAAGAGGGGCATTTTCGGTGCAAAAAGGCTTCACAGGCTTACGGTACACCAGCTACTTGTACAAAAATCTTTAACACTATACTGCACAAGCAATTCAAAACAAACAATACAAAACACAATATGACAACATGCAAATAACTTAATACACCTACCATGTTTAtcccaagaaaaaacaattgtCTTCGGGTTAGTAACAAAGGGTTTATATCGGTGGCAATATATATGTTTTAAAGACCGTAATTTATACTACATTGAGGTAAATACCACTGCTTCCTTCCAGTAGGGGAACTATAGGTTCACCTATATAGGTTACAGAGTTGAATAAAAATGTCTTTACGGGTACACGTTAAAAAATAGCACCGGGTTAATGTGAAAGTTGACTCTGCAATTGAAATAATTCTGCGAAAGAGGATCTACACCAGTGACCACTCTAAGAGGCAGGGCACACAACTGGTACATGCTCGCAACAGTGGCTGTGCCCCAAAATGAAAAAACAGTACTTGGTGTCCAACCTTATCTCAAAATATCATTCACTGTTGCAAGTTTCTTCGCGATGGAGTTTGCATGCACATTCAAAGTTAAGTTTTCTGGATAATATTCTCCCTAATACTCTAAACGACCTTTTCAATTTGTCTGTTTTCAAAAAGTACCCTGTTCCTGGGTCGAAAAAAACATTGCCTTAATTTCTATTCTATTAAAGCAGCacacaagtaattttttacacactcttttctttctataacactgttaagtaggccagtaaagTGCATCATGCCAAGTAATTCACCACACAAAACCATAACTATCGCAGAAATTGAGTTTAAAGCATGCCGCAAAAAGCAACCATGCGCATCGGTGTTGCAGAGAATTACCTACACAGTCCaggctcgctgattggttcatagTATCGTCTGCAATGAAACCCTCCATGCCTACGGTATCAGCTCGCTTGGCTCAGTGGTAgcatgctggccatgtcatgccgagactgggaggtacccgggttcgaatcccagtgccggctgtgctttcctcagacgctttcagacagtTAGCACAGTtgctttagaagtcggcccagggcgcacaccTCTGTGCGGCCGGCGAGCCCCTCCACCAACCACGGACACCCTTTCTATCATTTCTCTTTATCTTCGCCCTAACGTGTAATTTATCTGAAAATAAAATAACCGAAAAGCCTGTTCGTTTCTTGACAAGACGGTCAAAGATCGGGCGATGTCTACTCCATTAAAACGAATTTCTCGATGAGCCACGGATGCCCAGCTGGGCCCAGTTTTCGATGCGATATCAGTGAGTGAAAAGAAATGAACCATGCCTTTTCTATAAACCCCACACAGTGGTACCTTCGTTATTCCAGCTTAAGACAGCAAGAATACAAAAACCTGCAACAACCTACACTGTGACAATGTTACACAGAACGACAATTTGCGTAAACACACTCCACTTAAGATCCAACGATTATGAACACGACCGCCTCTTTTCTAATCAAACATTGAATACTTCTAAGGCGTGGTCTCCTTGTTCACTCACTAAAGCCTCGTGAAAGAAGCAGAATTCAAACTCCCGGACCACAACTTCATTCAATTACTTACCATCCTGAGTTCCAACCATGGGTAACAAACAAAATAACAATGAAAACAACCACCGCATTTTGGAGTTTCCACTCCGAAGTTTCTCACGCACCAATCGGcggtttaaaaaaaagagagaaagaaaaaaaagctccgTTTCCGGCCGACAGGTAGGCAGGTACGCGACCGGTCGCTAACATCTAGTAGGCCTACTAAATTTTAGCGACCATGTAACAATcatcataatcggcaacccctatgagaagCCCTTCCGCACGATctgctaggggcgctactcatcggcccgagAGACCTGCATCGTGATTGGACAGACAAtaaaaatttgaattttgaacgcgcggAAGTGGAcgcacgactaccgtagcatcgtaccatctcccgtgggacatccacgaCTTGTACAAGAATACTAAGGTAAGCCAGGTAAgccgaagtacaaagtattgcagaaattgaggaagcaataaccgggccgatgagtagcgctaccgctagcttccaaatgcggcgctgggaaggggtgcctaccTATAGCGTGGTCGTGGTGTTATAATCTATTAGGTCATGGAGATGGAGGAGGGGAGAACGGGTCAGTTGGCTCGCAGACGTCGCTCCACGGAAGACGGTCACGTGACTTTGGCGCGCGTGTTTTGAACATGGTTTTGAATGCTTCGGACTCGATTCGGAGGAGTTCCCCTCACACTCCGTTTCGCTATCGTCGTGCTTAGGGTTGTTACCTGTCCGGACTTCACCCGAACAGTTCGGAAATTCAAGGCTCGAGTTTGGTGTCCGGGTGAAGATGTAATGATGTAATCTGGACATGAAATGTTCCAAAAATTGGCCAGGTCGCAGTAAAGACCTCTCGACTTTAGTTAGCCACTGAAAACACCACTTTAGAAAGTGTGACTCACATTCACAGCAAAATGAGCAACATCATGATTCATAAATATTGTGCCTTTATTTAACGATCCTTAGAAGCAACTTGATATTCTTTCAGTTATTAAGAAACAGGTAAAAGAGCAAGTTGTGATGCATCCATGACAAGATGTTTAGTTACAAAATCTGTTGAGCAGAATGAAATGTGCAGAAACGCTCCCTAAAATGTGCCATGATCAGCTAAACAACTTGCGAGCAACGCCTTGTCTTCTAAAACATGTTCCACTTGAGTTTCGTCAATGCAGAGTGTCACCTGCGAGGAATGGTTGGATTAAAGCCACCAGGGGTTCAATAAACACGTTCCTACTGGAAGATAAGTCTCCCATCTCAAAGATTTTCTGTTTTGGATGAATTATGAAAGGATGTGACACGAGTTGACAACTAACACAAAAAAATTTATCTGTGTGCAATGTTTTtctaaaaaatagaaaaaaataacATTGAAAAtaatataatacaaaatataaaaaatataaaagaaagaataaaaaatataaaagaagcACTCGAACATCAACATGCGCATTCCCAATCAACTTGCCCTTCAGGGTgaaatgaggaggaggaggaaaaacaGAACTGGCAGTTATAAAAGAGCAGGGTCGGCACTTTCTGCTCCCAGTTCCTCTCCTAGCTTTTCTTGAGTAACAGAagacatttctctgaaccaattGCATAACGGCTATAACCCTAATGAAATAAAAGCGACAGGGGAGGCTAGTTGTGCACAGTCACAATTTTTAAAATCCAAATCCTCAAATGAATCGCTCTGCATCGCAATAGCCTGGTTAACAGCTTaagctaacaaaaaaaaaaagggacgtGACTTGCCTTGCACAAGCGTGCTTCCTTGTGTTTCTTGATCCTAATAAGCCCGCGAGCTTCTAGTAGCGTACACAGCGACTGGAAATCTGACTGGTCCACGAACACCTGGTGCTTCTTGCAGATGCGGCAATACGCTTCCTGAAGCTGAaaatccaattttttttaagacTACGGAGGCACGGCCTCAGACGCACCTTTCCCTGAGGAATGTCTCGTAACTTCCTCGACTTGATGGTGACCAGAATGGCGCAGAGCAAGAGTTTCTGCTGCAGGGGCAGGTCAGTGGCAGCTCCGGTGAGATCCCCGCTCGAGATGACGGCCAAAATATGTGACACGCCCACCCTCGGCTGAGAGGATTTACGCGGAGATCCACTGTTGTAGCCTGAAGTGCAAGCAATCGTGCACAAACGGTTTCCAAAATACGAGTCTTACGCCAACGACGGGTGGTCTGTGCATTTTTGATGGAGGAGGGCTCTGAGGGATGCCTTGGCCGGCACAGTTCTATGAAACGCTTGCTTTGTACCCCATCAAGAAAAGGATATTTAGACCTCCAGGTCATCCAACCCCAACATAAAGTTACAGCTTCATCCATTATATTTGCGCTAACGACACCCACAACTCCATCCCTAAGCTGTATATAGTAATTTCAATATAGATGATTGATATAATTTTGGCCTAGTTTGACCATCCTTTGTTCTCTCGTACAAACATGGAGGGGTACGCTTATTTTGTGAGACGAATAATGCCGCGTATTAACGTGCTCTAGGCAAAGCAATTGCCGCCATTTGTGAGGAGCCGAGAAACATTCAAATTGTCCCCAAAAGGGTGTTTCTAACCCCCGCTGTGATGACCCCCAAGGTCTCAACTAAACCTCCCCAACAACACAAGGCAGTCCTACGGATATCTCATGTATGTCAAAAACCGGATATCTGGATATCCTGCGGAGACTCGCCCAAATCCAAAATTTGTGACAGAGCCACGAGACTTGGTCAGCAGGTGATAGCAGCAGGTCACCAGAGGGAGCATGGTTTTTGTTTGAAGCGCAAACTGCAGAGCCCTCTAGTGTCATAACACTTGGGTATTTGAGGTTAATATTTTGGACTTGGCATACATCTACCACAACAGTCAAccatgatattttttttttaaggcaGATTTTGAAATCAGTGTAGATGTATTACCGTGCTCGGGTCTTGGGGACAGGACGGCGACTTGTATCGCTCTCCTGAAACATAATGGGTTGAAACAACATAGGTGCCGCAGAATAGCTGACCTCAAATCACCTGCAAATGTCGAGTGCCTTGCGCACGTCCCCGGTGCAGGCAGCCACCTTGCGAGCACACAGCTCAAGGGCCACGGGTTGGACCACCGTGCTCCACTGAAAAGCTCAAATCAATTCTCGCTCGTGGGCAACGAGTCGTCTCACCTCATGCAGGCGGTCGCTCAAGATGGATTCTATCTCCCGTTGTGTGTACGGTGAAAAGTGCAACAGTCGGGGTTTGCAGCCGTACGCTTGCAGGTGCGGCACAATGCGGTCCGTCAAGTCCAGGGCGTTGGCGATGCCTGAAAGATTCCCGTCAGCAAACGAGGCTAACTATCCTGCCGAGGATCTATCCTGACCAAAGAGTATCAAACGAGAGTTGTTGAGCTGAGGCAGTTCCAAGAGAGAATACAGGACGTTCCGATTGTCCAACTGGTCTATTTCGTCCAGGACAATGACGCTGAAAAGGTTTTCAGAGTAACAAGGTCTGTGGGAAAGAAGGTTGCCCATACATACATAGGTTGGCCTTTTGAGGTTACCAGTTTCTTGAGGAGCTCCAGGCCACTTCCAGTCTTACCGCAACTTTGAATCACCTTGTCGTATATGCTAGTGCTATTGGTCAATGCCATGCAATTGATAAACACGGAGGTAAACTTGCGCTGTGCCTGTAAATAAGCGTCATTGGAGATTTGTAAAAATACACCCAAAAAATGGCTTACCTTTGCGTAGTCGTCCAAAACGTTCATGAGGCAGGCGGTCTTGCCCGTTCCCGGTGCCCCAGAAATGTACATACTCCCAGGTGTGTTCGTTTCGAGATGGCTGCTCAAAAATTCGGTGAGAACACGGAACTCTTCAGTTCGACCCAGAATGCGATTGCTCCGTACATCTGCGAGGTTTTGCTTCGCTTTCTTTACGGGCGAACAAGGTGGAGTGTCACCTGTCCAAACAAAGCATTTCTTTGAGCTTCCATCCAAACCCTTTTCAATAAAAAGCTACCGTCTTTGATGGTACGCCTTCCAGTGTTTTCGCGGGAAGCACGTTTTCTTGCGTGGAGACGGCCTTCAGACATCACAACCAAGATGTCAGAGAACAAAACTGAAAAACCTTTCTGTAGAGCGTCAACGTCAACCAACCGGTGACCAAACACGGAGGAAACAGCTGTTTCCCGCCACGAGATATGACGCTCTTCTGTGATTGGTCCAACGGGAAAAAACGTACAATTTTCTCAAATACTGCGATTACTTTATCGAGTCGCGTGTATTCATTCGTCAAATAACACGAAAGTAACAATAAACGTTCGTAGAGGTATGTCCAAAGAAGGCGTAAAATGAGATTGCTAGGTGGGCTGGGGTAGAGATAGTGGGGCTAGATCCCTTGCCACGTCAAGTTACGTTTTAACTGTGTTGTGTGGATGAATTTTTATCTCTCGTCTTGTATAGAAATAATATTTGTAAAATATGGGTGGATCTCAAAGTAGCGTTATTCCGGGAGGCGGCACCGAGGGTTATCATGTTCTCCGAGTAAGAAAGCTTtctctttttctcctttttccaCTATGATACGTA includes these proteins:
- the LOC135377255 gene encoding cell division control protein 6 homolog, coding for MSEGRLHARKRASRENTGRRTIKDGDTPPCSPVKKAKQNLADVRSNRILGRTEEFRVLTEFLSSHLETNTPGSMYISGAPGTGKTACLMNVLDDYAKAQRKFTSVFINCMALTNSTSIYDKVIQSCGKTGSGLELLKKLVTSKGQPIVIVLDEIDQLDNRNVLYSLLELPQLNNSRLILFGIANALDLTDRIVPHLQAYGCKPRLLHFSPYTQREIESILSDRLHEWSTVVQPVALELCARKVAACTGDVRKALDICRRAIQVAVLSPRPEHGYNSGSPRKSSQPRVGVSHILAVISSGDLTGAATDLPLQQKLLLCAILVTIKSRKLRDIPQGKLQEAYCRICKKHQVFVDQSDFQSLCTLLEARGLIRIKKHKEARLCKVTLCIDETQVEHVLEDKALLASCLADHGTF